In Pelmatolapia mariae isolate MD_Pm_ZW linkage group LG13, Pm_UMD_F_2, whole genome shotgun sequence, a genomic segment contains:
- the sparcl2 gene encoding SPARC-like protein 1 translates to MRKRLREKTVCVFQGGRAQRKQRQAEESLRPYIGRVKPEKLCELLKCRTPVGSWCQVVQENGILIPKCVCPQSCPRQRAPVCSVVGKTYENECWLHKDACRKRRRTGLAHTGPCLVPKGKCTEEELGQFPYRLLDWFLLLSRMGESYAPAAPPQSCLSHTQRTQLAQKRFTLLDRNKDGKLSRRDLKKLHYKRMPLEHCATPFFQSCDRNRNRKVTLNEWTACLVDRSEAWFYQLMSMRMGSLKLCPTIKRNYL, encoded by the exons ATGCGAAAGAGACTCAGAGAG aaaactgtgtgtgtgtttcagggagGCAGAGCCCAGCGCAAACAGAGACAAGCTGAAGAGAGCCTGAGACCTTACATTGGCAGAGTCAAACCAG AAAAGCTTTGTGAGCTGCTGAAATGCCGTACTCCAGTGGGGTCTTGGTGCCAGGTAGTTCAAGAAAACGGAATTCTCATCCCCAAGTGTGTTTGTCCTCAGTCCTGTCCTCG GCAGAGGGCACCAGTGTGCAGTGTTGTGGGAAAGACCTATGAGAATGAGTGTTGGCTTCATAAAGATGCCTGCAGAAAGAGGCGCCGCACCGGACTTGCTCACACAGGACCCTGTCTGG TCCCCAAGGGTAAATGCACCGAGGAGGAGTTAGGCCAGTTTCCATATCGTCTCCTGGACTGGTTTCTGCTCTTGAGTCGTATGGGGGAATCCTACGCACCTGCTGCCCCGCCCCAGAGCTGCCTGAGCCACACCCAGAGGACACAGCTGGCACAA AAAAGATTTACCCTGTTGGACAGGAATAAAGATGGCAAGTTGAGCCGCAGAGACCTGAAGAAGCTGCATTATAAGAGGATGCCTTTGGAGCACTGTGCTACACCATTTTTTCA GTCATGTGATCgtaacaggaacaggaaggTGACCCTCAATGAGTGGACAGCATGTTTGGTGGATCGTTCTGAGGCCTGGTTCTATCAATTAATGT CAATGAGAATGGGTTCTCTGAAGTTGTGTCCTACAATCAAAAGGAACTACCTCTGA
- the ndnfl gene encoding protein NDNF — protein MALSWCLGAALALVCGSLWPQVHSGVAPENEVPLRPTTWLPEGKITSVTLPKGRTRRLYFTLKKKAPGMSVTVSPCDLPIEWTLAARTLKDKPLKNLQWSTKKSMPEVWWRGPGTEEKIHSNTGNTVESYSGPTYPSVSIYILRLRSKQQNTRATVYLHEGLGPSGIFPLLPADPQVHTLGVGMTSVTLSWAPSASITSLPHTQTSYEYCVLVNSQENYPSLCAAQKSMRKEKDQKQEKKDRRSRVTVWPILKEWWWQQWDTYPESPQTPPASLTDEYEDLQCVCQGTESVCTVSELLPETQYYFDVFVVDRLNGTSMAYKGTLARTHEEARPAITALREGELRWVTFQDRGFSSEQFFSFRPRGWQQSGLLTLQSCGEGEKVKVTVSSKGQVLTSQAAGRELVHIWLQGSTSYLIHLEREGTAMDHTSAVTDPSLPEGLTASVKMQTSSAYHRRGVPSLPSTLQIKSFNRLRGCNSVTLAWMGTEERSLYCVYRRKLGSHEGEAGGASALTAPCLGPESRSDTERVLCKYFQELNPRRAVTTAVIGGLEPGMAYVFDVYLMRRWGIPIKYTSKMVKTRKEC, from the exons ATGGCACTGTCTTGGTGTCTTGGTGCAGCTTTGGCACTGGTATGTGGATCTTTGTGGCCCCAGGTGCACTCAGGTGTGGCACCTGAGAATGAGGTGCCACTTCGCCCAACTACGTGGTTACCAGAAGGAAAGATCACCTCTGTAACCCTACCTAAAGGACGAACTCGCAG GTTATACTTCACGCTGAAGAAGAAAGCTCCGGGGATGTCGGTGACAGTCAGCCCTTGTGACCTTCCCATTGAATGGACCTTGGCTGCTCGCACCCTGAAGGACAAACCCCTCAAAAACCTGCAAT GGAGTACTAAAAAAAGCATGCCTGAGGTGTGGTGGCGAGGTCCTGGGACGGAGGAGAAAATACACAGCAATACTGGCAATACAGTGGAAAGCTACAGTGGTCCAACCTATCCAAGCGTTTCCATCTACATCCTAAGGCTACGCTCCAAACAGCAGAACACCAGAGCTACAGTGTATCTTCATGAAGGCCTGGGGCCTTCAGGCATCTTCCCTCTGCTCCCAGCTGACCCGCAAGTTCACACATTAGGTGTAGGCATGACCAGCGTCACCCTCAGCTGGGCACCCAGTGCCTCCATAACGAGCCTCCCACATACACAGACCAGTTATGAATACTGTGTTCTTGTCAACTCACAGGAAAACTACCCCAGCCTTTGTGCTGCACAGAAGAGTATGAGGAAAGAGAAAgaccaaaaacaagaaaagaaggacAGACGGAGCAGGGTGACGGTCTGGCCCATTTTGAAAGAgtggtggtggcagcagtggGACACTTATCCTGAAAGTCCTCAGACTCCACCAGCTTCCCTCACTGATGAGTATGAAGACCTCCAATGTGTGTGTCAGGGGACAGAAAGTGTTTGCACTGTCTCAGAGCTCCTGCCTGAGACCCAGTATTACTTTGATGTCTTTGTGGTCGACAGGCTGAATGGGACCAGCATGGCATACAAGGGGACACTTGCTCGGACACATGAGGAGGCTCGACCTGCGATTACCGCCCTTAGAGAAGGAGAGCTGAGGTGGGTGACTTTCCAAGACAGAGGCTTCAGCTCGGAGCAGTTCTTCAGTTTCCGTCCTCGGGGTTGGCAACAGAGTGGCCTCCTCACCTTGCAGAGCTGTGGGGAAGGTGAAAAGGTCAAGGTGACTGTATCTAGTAAAGGTCAGGTCTTGACCTCTCAGGCTGCTGGGCGAGAATTAGTGCACATATGGCTCCAGGGAAGTACTTCCTATCTCATCCACCTGGAGAGAGAAGGAACCGCCATGGACCACACCTCTGCTGTTACAGACCCATCGCTACCAGAAGGTCTGACAGCTTCAGTCAAAATGCAGACCTCATCAGCTTACCACCGCAGAGGAGTCCCATCTCTGCCCTCCACCTTACAGATAAAATCCTTCAACCGATTGCGTGGTTGCAATAGTGTCACCCTAGCATGGATGGGAACAGAAGAAAGAAGCCTTTACTGTGTGTACCGCAGAAAGCTTGGAAGCCATGAAGGAGAAGCTGGCGGAGCATCAGCTCTAACTGCACCCTGTCTGGGGCCAGAGTCCCGCTCTGACACCGAGAGAGTTCTCTGCAAGTATTTCCAAGAGCTGAATCCTCGGCGGGCCGTCACTACAGCTGTGATTGGGGGCCTGGAGCCAGGAATGGCCTATGTGTTTGATGTCTATCTAATGAGACGCTGGGGGATCCCTATCAAGTACACCAGCAAGATGGTGAAGACTAGAAAGGAATGCTGA